The Setaria viridis chromosome 6, Setaria_viridis_v4.0, whole genome shotgun sequence genome contains a region encoding:
- the LOC117862119 gene encoding methionine aminopeptidase 1B, chloroplastic isoform X7 yields MPKICAKVAAGHRGSQEEGAAGRGAVSARLPVPDHIPRPPYVGTDAIPDVCPDRQVHDGESIMRMLDACELAARVLQYAGTLVKPAVTTDEIDRAVHQMIIDAGAYPSPLGYGGFPKSVCTSVNECTCHGIPDSRELQDGDIINIDVTVYLNGYHGDTSRTYLCGDVDESTKQLVKVTEECMMRGISACRHGASFKEIGQRISEHASKYGYGIDPFVGHGIGRIFHCEPIIWSTYDYEPGFMVAGQTFTIEPTLSMGSTQCVVLDDGWTAVAADGSLSAQFEHTVLVTRDGVEILTGCP; encoded by the exons ATGCCCAAAATTTGCGCAAAAGT AGCTGCAGGGCATAGGGGGAGCCAGGAGGAGGGAGCCGCTGGGCGTGGAGCGGTCAGCGCGCGCCTCCCGGTGCCGGACCACATCCCCCGGCCTCCCTACGTTGGCACTGACGCCATCCCGGACGTGTGCCCCGACCGGCAGGTGCACGACGGCGAGAGCATCATGCGTATGCTGGACGCCTGCGAGCTCGCCGCCCGAGTTCTGCAGTATGCAGGAACACTGGTCAAA CCGGCTGTGACGACGGATGAGATTGACCGAGCTGTGCATCAGATGATCATCGACGCAGGCGCCTACCCTTCTCCCCTTGGATACGGTGGGTTTCCGAAGAGTGTCTGCACGTCAGTGAACGAGTGCACCTGTCATGGAATCCCTGATTCTCGCGAGCTACAG GATGGAGATATTATCAACATTGATGTTACTGTCTACTTGAAC GGATATCATGGGGACACCTCAAGAACATACCTCTGTGGAGATGTTGATGAATCTACTAAACAACTTGTCAAG GTCACTGAAGAGTGCATGATGAGGGGCATATCAGCCTGCAGGCATGGTGCTAGTTTCAAGGAAATCGGGCAGAGAATAAG TGAGCATGCCAGCAAGTACGGATACGGCATTGACCCCTTTGTTGGGCATGGCATTGGGAGGATATTCCATTGTGAACCCATCATATGGAGCACAT ACGATTACGAGCCGGGTTTCATGGTTGCAGGCCAGACGTTCACAATCG AGCCAACGCTGTCAATGGGGAGCACGCAGTGCGTGGTGTTGGATGACGGctggacggcggtggcggcggacggcaGCCTCAGCGCGCAGTTCGAGCACACCGTGCTGGTCACCCGCGACGGCGTGGAGATCCTCACAGGGTGTCCGTAG
- the LOC117862119 gene encoding methionine aminopeptidase 1B, chloroplastic isoform X2, with amino-acid sequence MAVRVPAAELKQHPSSPFTASRCRSPRDAALPAPLRVASRTPRRPEVSNRIICRCTYTAILPIYAQNLRKSGCRAAGHRGSQEEGAAGRGAVSARLPVPDHIPRPPYVGTDAIPDVCPDRQVHDGESIMRMLDACELAARVLQYAGTLVKPAVTTDEIDRAVHQMIIDAGAYPSPLGYGGFPKSVCTSVNECTCHGIPDSRELQDGDIINIDVTVYLNGYHGDTSRTYLCGDVDESTKQLVKVTEECMMRGISACRHGASFKEIGQRISEHASKYGYGIDPFVGHGIGRIFHCEPIIWSTCQTFTIEPTLSMGSTQCVVLDDGWTAVAADGSLSAQFEHTVLVTRDGVEILTGCP; translated from the exons ATGGCGGTGAGGgtcccggcggcggagctcaaACAGCACCCCTCGTCGCCGTTCACCGCATCCCGCTGCCGCAGTCCAC GCGACGCCGCCCTTCCGGCGCCTCTCCGGGTGGCATCCAgaacgccgcggcggccggaggtATCCAACAGGATCATCTGCCGGTGCACATACACAGCGATACTTCCAATTTATGCCCAAAATTTGCGCAAAAGT GGCTGCAGAGCTGCAGGGCATAGGGGGAGCCAGGAGGAGGGAGCCGCTGGGCGTGGAGCGGTCAGCGCGCGCCTCCCGGTGCCGGACCACATCCCCCGGCCTCCCTACGTTGGCACTGACGCCATCCCGGACGTGTGCCCCGACCGGCAGGTGCACGACGGCGAGAGCATCATGCGTATGCTGGACGCCTGCGAGCTCGCCGCCCGAGTTCTGCAGTATGCAGGAACACTGGTCAAA CCGGCTGTGACGACGGATGAGATTGACCGAGCTGTGCATCAGATGATCATCGACGCAGGCGCCTACCCTTCTCCCCTTGGATACGGTGGGTTTCCGAAGAGTGTCTGCACGTCAGTGAACGAGTGCACCTGTCATGGAATCCCTGATTCTCGCGAGCTACAG GATGGAGATATTATCAACATTGATGTTACTGTCTACTTGAAC GGATATCATGGGGACACCTCAAGAACATACCTCTGTGGAGATGTTGATGAATCTACTAAACAACTTGTCAAG GTCACTGAAGAGTGCATGATGAGGGGCATATCAGCCTGCAGGCATGGTGCTAGTTTCAAGGAAATCGGGCAGAGAATAAG TGAGCATGCCAGCAAGTACGGATACGGCATTGACCCCTTTGTTGGGCATGGCATTGGGAGGATATTCCATTGTGAACCCATCATATGGAGCACAT GCCAGACGTTCACAATCG AGCCAACGCTGTCAATGGGGAGCACGCAGTGCGTGGTGTTGGATGACGGctggacggcggtggcggcggacggcaGCCTCAGCGCGCAGTTCGAGCACACCGTGCTGGTCACCCGCGACGGCGTGGAGATCCTCACAGGGTGTCCGTAG
- the LOC117862119 gene encoding methionine aminopeptidase 1B, chloroplastic isoform X3, with the protein MAVRVPAAELKQHPSSPFTASRCRSPRDAALPAPLRVASRTPRRPEVSNRIICRCTYTAILPIYAQNLRKSGCRAAGHRGSQEEGAAGRGAVSARLPVPDHIPRPPYVGTDAIPDVCPDRQVHDGESIMRMLDACELAARVLQYAGTLVKPAVTTDEIDRAVHQMIIDAGAYPSPLGYGGFPKSVCTSVNECTCHGIPDSRELQGYHGDTSRTYLCGDVDESTKQLVKVTEECMMRGISACRHGASFKEIGQRISEHASKYGYGIDPFVGHGIGRIFHCEPIIWSTYDYEPGFMVAGQTFTIEPTLSMGSTQCVVLDDGWTAVAADGSLSAQFEHTVLVTRDGVEILTGCP; encoded by the exons ATGGCGGTGAGGgtcccggcggcggagctcaaACAGCACCCCTCGTCGCCGTTCACCGCATCCCGCTGCCGCAGTCCAC GCGACGCCGCCCTTCCGGCGCCTCTCCGGGTGGCATCCAgaacgccgcggcggccggaggtATCCAACAGGATCATCTGCCGGTGCACATACACAGCGATACTTCCAATTTATGCCCAAAATTTGCGCAAAAGT GGCTGCAGAGCTGCAGGGCATAGGGGGAGCCAGGAGGAGGGAGCCGCTGGGCGTGGAGCGGTCAGCGCGCGCCTCCCGGTGCCGGACCACATCCCCCGGCCTCCCTACGTTGGCACTGACGCCATCCCGGACGTGTGCCCCGACCGGCAGGTGCACGACGGCGAGAGCATCATGCGTATGCTGGACGCCTGCGAGCTCGCCGCCCGAGTTCTGCAGTATGCAGGAACACTGGTCAAA CCGGCTGTGACGACGGATGAGATTGACCGAGCTGTGCATCAGATGATCATCGACGCAGGCGCCTACCCTTCTCCCCTTGGATACGGTGGGTTTCCGAAGAGTGTCTGCACGTCAGTGAACGAGTGCACCTGTCATGGAATCCCTGATTCTCGCGAGCTACAG GGATATCATGGGGACACCTCAAGAACATACCTCTGTGGAGATGTTGATGAATCTACTAAACAACTTGTCAAG GTCACTGAAGAGTGCATGATGAGGGGCATATCAGCCTGCAGGCATGGTGCTAGTTTCAAGGAAATCGGGCAGAGAATAAG TGAGCATGCCAGCAAGTACGGATACGGCATTGACCCCTTTGTTGGGCATGGCATTGGGAGGATATTCCATTGTGAACCCATCATATGGAGCACAT ACGATTACGAGCCGGGTTTCATGGTTGCAGGCCAGACGTTCACAATCG AGCCAACGCTGTCAATGGGGAGCACGCAGTGCGTGGTGTTGGATGACGGctggacggcggtggcggcggacggcaGCCTCAGCGCGCAGTTCGAGCACACCGTGCTGGTCACCCGCGACGGCGTGGAGATCCTCACAGGGTGTCCGTAG
- the LOC117862119 gene encoding methionine aminopeptidase 1B, chloroplastic isoform X4 produces the protein MAVRVPAAELKQHPSSPFTASRCRSPRDAALPAPLRVASRTPRRPEGCRAAGHRGSQEEGAAGRGAVSARLPVPDHIPRPPYVGTDAIPDVCPDRQVHDGESIMRMLDACELAARVLQYAGTLVKPAVTTDEIDRAVHQMIIDAGAYPSPLGYGGFPKSVCTSVNECTCHGIPDSRELQDGDIINIDVTVYLNGYHGDTSRTYLCGDVDESTKQLVKVTEECMMRGISACRHGASFKEIGQRISEHASKYGYGIDPFVGHGIGRIFHCEPIIWSTYDYEPGFMVAGQTFTIEPTLSMGSTQCVVLDDGWTAVAADGSLSAQFEHTVLVTRDGVEILTGCP, from the exons ATGGCGGTGAGGgtcccggcggcggagctcaaACAGCACCCCTCGTCGCCGTTCACCGCATCCCGCTGCCGCAGTCCAC GCGACGCCGCCCTTCCGGCGCCTCTCCGGGTGGCATCCAgaacgccgcggcggccggag GGCTGCAGAGCTGCAGGGCATAGGGGGAGCCAGGAGGAGGGAGCCGCTGGGCGTGGAGCGGTCAGCGCGCGCCTCCCGGTGCCGGACCACATCCCCCGGCCTCCCTACGTTGGCACTGACGCCATCCCGGACGTGTGCCCCGACCGGCAGGTGCACGACGGCGAGAGCATCATGCGTATGCTGGACGCCTGCGAGCTCGCCGCCCGAGTTCTGCAGTATGCAGGAACACTGGTCAAA CCGGCTGTGACGACGGATGAGATTGACCGAGCTGTGCATCAGATGATCATCGACGCAGGCGCCTACCCTTCTCCCCTTGGATACGGTGGGTTTCCGAAGAGTGTCTGCACGTCAGTGAACGAGTGCACCTGTCATGGAATCCCTGATTCTCGCGAGCTACAG GATGGAGATATTATCAACATTGATGTTACTGTCTACTTGAAC GGATATCATGGGGACACCTCAAGAACATACCTCTGTGGAGATGTTGATGAATCTACTAAACAACTTGTCAAG GTCACTGAAGAGTGCATGATGAGGGGCATATCAGCCTGCAGGCATGGTGCTAGTTTCAAGGAAATCGGGCAGAGAATAAG TGAGCATGCCAGCAAGTACGGATACGGCATTGACCCCTTTGTTGGGCATGGCATTGGGAGGATATTCCATTGTGAACCCATCATATGGAGCACAT ACGATTACGAGCCGGGTTTCATGGTTGCAGGCCAGACGTTCACAATCG AGCCAACGCTGTCAATGGGGAGCACGCAGTGCGTGGTGTTGGATGACGGctggacggcggtggcggcggacggcaGCCTCAGCGCGCAGTTCGAGCACACCGTGCTGGTCACCCGCGACGGCGTGGAGATCCTCACAGGGTGTCCGTAG
- the LOC117862119 gene encoding methionine aminopeptidase 1C, chloroplastic/mitochondrial isoform X1, translating to MAVRVPAAELKQHPSSPFTASRCRSPRDAALPAPLRVASRTPRRPEVSNRIICRCTYTAILPIYAQNLRKSGCRAAGHRGSQEEGAAGRGAVSARLPVPDHIPRPPYVGTDAIPDVCPDRQVHDGESIMRMLDACELAARVLQYAGTLVKPAVTTDEIDRAVHQMIIDAGAYPSPLGYGGFPKSVCTSVNECTCHGIPDSRELQDGDIINIDVTVYLNGYHGDTSRTYLCGDVDESTKQLVKVTEECMMRGISACRHGASFKEIGQRISEHASKYGYGIDPFVGHGIGRIFHCEPIIWSTYDYEPGFMVAGQTFTIEPTLSMGSTQCVVLDDGWTAVAADGSLSAQFEHTVLVTRDGVEILTGCP from the exons ATGGCGGTGAGGgtcccggcggcggagctcaaACAGCACCCCTCGTCGCCGTTCACCGCATCCCGCTGCCGCAGTCCAC GCGACGCCGCCCTTCCGGCGCCTCTCCGGGTGGCATCCAgaacgccgcggcggccggaggtATCCAACAGGATCATCTGCCGGTGCACATACACAGCGATACTTCCAATTTATGCCCAAAATTTGCGCAAAAGT GGCTGCAGAGCTGCAGGGCATAGGGGGAGCCAGGAGGAGGGAGCCGCTGGGCGTGGAGCGGTCAGCGCGCGCCTCCCGGTGCCGGACCACATCCCCCGGCCTCCCTACGTTGGCACTGACGCCATCCCGGACGTGTGCCCCGACCGGCAGGTGCACGACGGCGAGAGCATCATGCGTATGCTGGACGCCTGCGAGCTCGCCGCCCGAGTTCTGCAGTATGCAGGAACACTGGTCAAA CCGGCTGTGACGACGGATGAGATTGACCGAGCTGTGCATCAGATGATCATCGACGCAGGCGCCTACCCTTCTCCCCTTGGATACGGTGGGTTTCCGAAGAGTGTCTGCACGTCAGTGAACGAGTGCACCTGTCATGGAATCCCTGATTCTCGCGAGCTACAG GATGGAGATATTATCAACATTGATGTTACTGTCTACTTGAAC GGATATCATGGGGACACCTCAAGAACATACCTCTGTGGAGATGTTGATGAATCTACTAAACAACTTGTCAAG GTCACTGAAGAGTGCATGATGAGGGGCATATCAGCCTGCAGGCATGGTGCTAGTTTCAAGGAAATCGGGCAGAGAATAAG TGAGCATGCCAGCAAGTACGGATACGGCATTGACCCCTTTGTTGGGCATGGCATTGGGAGGATATTCCATTGTGAACCCATCATATGGAGCACAT ACGATTACGAGCCGGGTTTCATGGTTGCAGGCCAGACGTTCACAATCG AGCCAACGCTGTCAATGGGGAGCACGCAGTGCGTGGTGTTGGATGACGGctggacggcggtggcggcggacggcaGCCTCAGCGCGCAGTTCGAGCACACCGTGCTGGTCACCCGCGACGGCGTGGAGATCCTCACAGGGTGTCCGTAG
- the LOC117862119 gene encoding methionine aminopeptidase 1B, chloroplastic isoform X5, with translation MAVRVPAAELKQHPSSPFTASRCRSPRDAALPAPLRVASRTPRRPEVSNRIICRCTYTAILPIYAQNLRKSGCRAAGHRGSQEEGAAGRGAVSARLPVPDHIPRPPYVGTDAIPDVCPDRQVHDGESIMRMLDACELAARVLQYAGTLVKPAVTTDEIDRAVHQMIIDAGAYPSPLGYGGFPKSVCTSVNECTCHGIPDSRELQDGDIINIDVTVYLNGYHGDTSRTYLCGDVDESTKQLVKVTEECMMRGISACRHGASFKEIGQRISEHASKYGYGIDPFVGHGIGRIFHCEPIIWSTYDYEPGFMVAGQTFTIV, from the exons ATGGCGGTGAGGgtcccggcggcggagctcaaACAGCACCCCTCGTCGCCGTTCACCGCATCCCGCTGCCGCAGTCCAC GCGACGCCGCCCTTCCGGCGCCTCTCCGGGTGGCATCCAgaacgccgcggcggccggaggtATCCAACAGGATCATCTGCCGGTGCACATACACAGCGATACTTCCAATTTATGCCCAAAATTTGCGCAAAAGT GGCTGCAGAGCTGCAGGGCATAGGGGGAGCCAGGAGGAGGGAGCCGCTGGGCGTGGAGCGGTCAGCGCGCGCCTCCCGGTGCCGGACCACATCCCCCGGCCTCCCTACGTTGGCACTGACGCCATCCCGGACGTGTGCCCCGACCGGCAGGTGCACGACGGCGAGAGCATCATGCGTATGCTGGACGCCTGCGAGCTCGCCGCCCGAGTTCTGCAGTATGCAGGAACACTGGTCAAA CCGGCTGTGACGACGGATGAGATTGACCGAGCTGTGCATCAGATGATCATCGACGCAGGCGCCTACCCTTCTCCCCTTGGATACGGTGGGTTTCCGAAGAGTGTCTGCACGTCAGTGAACGAGTGCACCTGTCATGGAATCCCTGATTCTCGCGAGCTACAG GATGGAGATATTATCAACATTGATGTTACTGTCTACTTGAAC GGATATCATGGGGACACCTCAAGAACATACCTCTGTGGAGATGTTGATGAATCTACTAAACAACTTGTCAAG GTCACTGAAGAGTGCATGATGAGGGGCATATCAGCCTGCAGGCATGGTGCTAGTTTCAAGGAAATCGGGCAGAGAATAAG TGAGCATGCCAGCAAGTACGGATACGGCATTGACCCCTTTGTTGGGCATGGCATTGGGAGGATATTCCATTGTGAACCCATCATATGGAGCACAT ACGATTACGAGCCGGGTTTCATGGTTGCAGGCCAGACGTTCACAATCG TGTGA
- the LOC117862119 gene encoding methionine aminopeptidase 1B, chloroplastic isoform X6 yields the protein MAVRVPAAELKQHPSSPFTASRCRSPRDAALPAPLRVASRTPRRPEVSNRIICRCTYTAILPIYAQNLRKSGCRAAGHRGSQEEGAAGRGAVSARLPVPDHIPRPPYVGTDAIPDVCPDRQVHDGESIMRMLDACELAARVLQYAGTLVKPAVTTDEIDRAVHQMIIDAGAYPSPLGYGGFPKSVCTSVNECTCHGIPDSRELQDGDIINIDVTVYLNGYHGDTSRTYLCGDVDESTKQLVKVTEECMMRGISACRHGASFKEIGQRISEHASKYGYGIDPFVGHGIGRIFHCEPIIWSTCQTFTIV from the exons ATGGCGGTGAGGgtcccggcggcggagctcaaACAGCACCCCTCGTCGCCGTTCACCGCATCCCGCTGCCGCAGTCCAC GCGACGCCGCCCTTCCGGCGCCTCTCCGGGTGGCATCCAgaacgccgcggcggccggaggtATCCAACAGGATCATCTGCCGGTGCACATACACAGCGATACTTCCAATTTATGCCCAAAATTTGCGCAAAAGT GGCTGCAGAGCTGCAGGGCATAGGGGGAGCCAGGAGGAGGGAGCCGCTGGGCGTGGAGCGGTCAGCGCGCGCCTCCCGGTGCCGGACCACATCCCCCGGCCTCCCTACGTTGGCACTGACGCCATCCCGGACGTGTGCCCCGACCGGCAGGTGCACGACGGCGAGAGCATCATGCGTATGCTGGACGCCTGCGAGCTCGCCGCCCGAGTTCTGCAGTATGCAGGAACACTGGTCAAA CCGGCTGTGACGACGGATGAGATTGACCGAGCTGTGCATCAGATGATCATCGACGCAGGCGCCTACCCTTCTCCCCTTGGATACGGTGGGTTTCCGAAGAGTGTCTGCACGTCAGTGAACGAGTGCACCTGTCATGGAATCCCTGATTCTCGCGAGCTACAG GATGGAGATATTATCAACATTGATGTTACTGTCTACTTGAAC GGATATCATGGGGACACCTCAAGAACATACCTCTGTGGAGATGTTGATGAATCTACTAAACAACTTGTCAAG GTCACTGAAGAGTGCATGATGAGGGGCATATCAGCCTGCAGGCATGGTGCTAGTTTCAAGGAAATCGGGCAGAGAATAAG TGAGCATGCCAGCAAGTACGGATACGGCATTGACCCCTTTGTTGGGCATGGCATTGGGAGGATATTCCATTGTGAACCCATCATATGGAGCACAT GCCAGACGTTCACAATCG TGTGA
- the LOC117861220 gene encoding B3 domain-containing protein Os06g0194400, which yields MGRKAQRKEMAAEAVSYEEQRRRQVEANKRKLEELQLHHLSAAVREAAVKPSPAKKRKARVPRDAAAEPLRRSGRVANLPDKPKYREEVLDFGRKVRRTYSSGRKDLDNRVYATDEERTHAITKAEELEEELGSRFPIFVKPMTQSHVTGGFWLGLPTPFCRKHLPKRDETITLVDEEDDESDTLYLARKMGLSAGWRGFSIEHKLVDGDCLIFQLIERTKFKVYIIRARSYYKNED from the exons ATGGGGAGGAAGGCGCAGAggaaggagatggcggcggaggcggtgtcgtacgaggagcagcggcggaggcaggTGGAGGCGAACAAGCGCAAGCTCGAGGAGCTCCAGCTCCAccacctctccgccgccgtcagAGAAGCCGCCGTCAAGCCCTCGCCG GCCAAGAAGCGGAAGGCGCGGGTGCCGCgggacgccgccgcggagccgctCCGGCGGTCCGGCCGGGTCGCCAACCTCCCCGATAAGCCCAAGTACCGCGAG GAGGTTCTGGATTTCGGGAGAAAGGTTAGGAG GACGTACAGCTCGGGGAGGAAGGATCTGGACAACCGGGTGTACGCGACCGACGAGGAGAGGACCCACGCCATCACGAAGGCCGAGGAGCTGGAGGAAGAGCTGGGCTCTCGCTTCCCTATCTTCGTGAAGCCCATGACCCAGTCCCATGTCACCGGAGGCTTCTGGCTG GGCCTCCCAACGCCGTTCTGCCGGAAGCACCTGCCGAAGCGTGACGAGACCATCACGCTggtggatgaggaggatgacgagTCTGACACGCTCTACCTCGccaggaagatgggcctcagtGCCGGATGGAGAGGTTTCTCCATTGAGCACAAGCTGGTTGATGGAGATTGCTTGATCTTCCAGTTGATCGAGCGGACAAAGTTCAAG GTCTACATAATTAGAGCACGTTCCTACTACAAAAATGAGGACTGA
- the LOC117861221 gene encoding oxygen-dependent coproporphyrinogen-III oxidase, chloroplastic, which yields MERETPEPAAPATFLRGEEGASPDSARARFDRMIRRVQAEVCAELEAVEGGASDGGGGGALFREDAWTRPGGGGGISRVLQGGRVFEKAAVNVSVVYGVMPPEAYRAARPEAAAAAGGEKDGPVPFFAAGVSSVIHPVNPFAPTMHFNYRYFETEAPEDAPGAPRQWWFGGGTDLTPSYIIEEDVRHFHSVQKQTCDKFDSSFYPRFKKWCDEYFYIKHRGERRGVGGIFFDDLNDYDQETLLQFATECADSVLPAYVPIIERRKDIPFTEEHKAWQQLRRGRYVEFNLVYDRGTTFGLKTGGRIESILVSLPLTARWEYDHKPEVGSEEWKLLDTCINPKEWI from the exons ATGGAGAGGGAGACGCCGGagcccgcggcgccggcgaccttcCTCCGCGGTGAGGAGGGGGCCTCCCCGGACTCGGCGCGCGCTAGGTTCGACCGCATGATCCGGCGCGTGCAGGCGGAGGTCTGTGCGGAGCTCGAGGCGGTCGAGGGCGGTgcaagcgacggcggcggcggcggggcgttgTTTCGGGAGGACGCTTGGAcgcgcccgggcggcggcggcgggatcagCCGCGTGCTCCAGGGCGGCCGCGTGTTCGAGAAGGCCGCGGTGAACGTCTCCGTGGTCTACGGAGTCATGCCTCCTGAGGCGTACCGCGCGGCGAGGcccgaggccgcggcggcggctggagggGAGAAGGATGGGCCGGTGCCCTTCTTCGCTGCTGGTGTCAGCTCG GTCATTCATCCAGTAAACCCATTTGCTCCAACAATGCATTTCAACTACCGGTATTTCGAAACAGAGGCACCTGAAG ATGCTCCTGGTGCACCTAGGCAGTGGTGGTTTGGAGGTGGTACTGACCTGACGCCTTCATATATCATTGAAGAGGATGTCCGACACTTCCATTCT GTTCAGAAACAGACATGTGATaaatttgattctagcttttatCCTAGATTCAAAAAATGGTGTGATGAATACTTTTATATCAAG CATCGTGGTGAACGGCGTGGGGTGGGTGGCATATTTTTTGACGATCTTAATGACTATGATCAGGAAACTCTCCTTCAGTTTGCTACAG AGTGCGCAGATTCAGTTCTTCCTGCATACGTACCCATTATAGAACGCCGCAAAGACATTCCATTTACTGAGGAGCACAAGGCATGGCAGCAGCTACGGAGAGGTCGCTATGTGGAATTCAACCTC GTTTATGATCGGGGAACCACATTTGGCCTCAAGACTGGAGGACGGATTGAGAGTATCCTTGTTTCTCTTCCTCTTACCGCACGGTGGGAGTATGATCAT AAACCAGAAGTAGGGAGTGAAGAATGGAAACTTCTTGACACGTGCATAAATCCAAAGGAATGGATCTGA